A section of the Agarivorans litoreus genome encodes:
- a CDS encoding alpha-amylase, whose amino-acid sequence MQQVIKPALLGCLVSMAIAGCASNEANTGGAASSSSEALTQSAQCLQWDGQPVTVDVSESFEEGTAVKDFYSGQMSTVYQGKVTFTPSPESGGLLLLESVGKKADEFSWDSASVYFVMTDRFYNGNPDNDNSYGRTKDGKNEIGTFHGGDIAGLSQKLDYIEDLGINAIWITAPYEQIRGWVGGGMRGDFKHYGYHGYYVQDYTVMDQNMGTAEEFKQFVDDAHSRGIRVVMDIVMNHTGYATLSDMQEFGFGATQEYDVPIEEYLGKKWTDWTPGKGETWHSFNDYIDYGNRNEWVKWWGPDWVRTDISGYPNPGPSDFEMSLAYLPDFKTESDNVVGLPPFYKNKADTKAVEIPGATVRDYLVTWLSDWVREYGIDGFRADTVKHVEPEAWQALKLASSKAFSEWKQNNPDKVLDDNDFWMTGEFWGQGLNNSRLFDAGFDSLIDFTYQTDLAKKGMNCLSNMQDGYQRYADVLGKRDGKVLSYVSSHDTKLAFGTISKDLEQQKQLGSAFLLMPTAVQVYYGDESAREKGPRSSDKHQATRSDMNWDQLNDEQRLAVHNHWQKLLQFRKRHQAVGSGEHKQLNSAPYVFERRKGDDAVVVVYVGQQVK is encoded by the coding sequence ATGCAACAAGTCATTAAACCTGCCCTGCTTGGTTGTTTAGTCAGCATGGCAATAGCTGGGTGCGCTTCAAACGAGGCAAACACTGGCGGAGCTGCTAGCAGCTCAAGCGAAGCACTTACTCAAAGCGCACAATGTCTGCAATGGGATGGTCAGCCCGTAACGGTAGATGTAAGCGAAAGCTTTGAAGAAGGAACCGCTGTTAAGGATTTTTATAGTGGTCAAATGAGTACCGTTTATCAAGGTAAGGTAACCTTTACCCCCTCACCTGAAAGTGGCGGCTTGTTACTACTAGAGTCTGTGGGTAAAAAAGCCGATGAATTTAGCTGGGATAGCGCCTCTGTTTATTTTGTTATGACAGACCGCTTCTACAACGGTAACCCAGATAACGATAACAGTTATGGCCGTACTAAAGATGGCAAGAACGAAATTGGTACCTTCCATGGCGGCGACATTGCCGGCCTGAGCCAAAAACTCGATTACATCGAAGATTTAGGTATCAACGCAATTTGGATTACTGCACCTTACGAGCAAATCCGTGGTTGGGTTGGCGGCGGTATGCGCGGTGACTTTAAACATTATGGTTATCACGGCTACTACGTGCAAGACTACACTGTAATGGACCAGAACATGGGTACTGCGGAAGAGTTTAAGCAGTTCGTAGATGACGCCCATTCTCGAGGCATTCGCGTGGTGATGGACATTGTGATGAATCACACTGGTTACGCAACCCTAAGCGACATGCAAGAGTTTGGTTTTGGTGCTACCCAAGAATACGATGTACCTATTGAAGAATACTTAGGTAAGAAATGGACCGACTGGACTCCTGGGAAAGGCGAAACCTGGCATAGTTTTAACGACTATATTGATTATGGTAACCGAAATGAGTGGGTAAAATGGTGGGGGCCTGATTGGGTGCGTACCGACATATCCGGCTACCCTAATCCAGGGCCAAGTGATTTTGAAATGTCACTTGCTTACTTGCCAGACTTTAAAACAGAGTCAGACAACGTTGTGGGTTTACCGCCTTTCTACAAAAATAAAGCTGATACAAAAGCGGTAGAAATTCCAGGAGCAACAGTTAGAGACTACTTGGTCACTTGGTTATCTGACTGGGTTCGTGAATACGGTATCGATGGTTTCCGCGCCGACACCGTTAAACACGTAGAACCTGAAGCTTGGCAAGCACTAAAGCTTGCGTCTAGCAAAGCGTTTAGTGAATGGAAGCAAAACAACCCAGATAAAGTATTGGATGACAATGACTTTTGGATGACCGGTGAGTTTTGGGGCCAAGGCTTAAATAACTCGCGCCTATTTGACGCCGGCTTTGATTCACTGATCGATTTCACTTACCAAACCGATCTAGCTAAAAAAGGCATGAACTGTTTGTCTAATATGCAAGATGGCTATCAACGCTACGCAGACGTTCTAGGAAAGCGCGATGGCAAGGTTCTAAGCTACGTATCATCTCATGATACCAAATTAGCCTTTGGTACCATCAGCAAGGATCTGGAGCAGCAAAAACAACTTGGCTCAGCCTTCTTGTTAATGCCTACTGCGGTACAGGTTTACTACGGTGATGAAAGTGCTCGTGAAAAAGGACCTCGTAGCTCGGATAAACACCAAGCAACCCGCTCAGATATGAACTGGGATCAGTTAAATGATGAACAACGTTTAGCTGTTCATAATCACTGGCAGAAACTCCTTCAGTTCCGTAAGCGCCACCAAGCAGTGGGTAGTGGTGAGCACAAGCAGCTAAATTCAGCTCCTTACGTATTTGAACGCCGCAAGGGAGATGATGCGGTGGTTGTGGTTTATGTAGGCCAACAAGTCAAATAG
- a CDS encoding Hsp20 family protein — MRNQYDFSPLYRTAIGFDRLANFIEAASNQSAQTQNNGYPPYNIEAVDENNYRITLAVAGFAEDELSIVAQENALIVTGTKQKKNSQAKFLHQGIAERGFERKYQIADHVKVKAANLENGLLFIDLEREIPEALKPKQIPINGKVNVEALEAKSA; from the coding sequence ATGCGTAATCAATACGACTTTTCACCACTTTATCGCACAGCCATTGGTTTTGATCGTCTAGCTAACTTTATTGAAGCTGCATCTAACCAAAGCGCTCAAACTCAGAATAACGGTTACCCTCCCTACAACATTGAAGCGGTAGATGAAAATAATTACCGAATCACTTTAGCTGTTGCTGGATTTGCAGAAGACGAGCTATCAATTGTTGCTCAAGAGAATGCATTAATCGTTACTGGTACTAAGCAGAAGAAAAACAGCCAAGCTAAGTTTTTACATCAAGGTATCGCAGAACGCGGTTTTGAGCGTAAATATCAAATTGCGGACCATGTAAAAGTAAAAGCAGCTAACTTAGAAAATGGTTTGTTGTTTATTGATCTAGAGAGAGAAATTCCTGAAGCGCTTAAACCTAAGCAAATTCCAATTAATGGTAAGGTGAATGTAGAAGCGCTAGAAGCTAAATCTGCCTAG
- a CDS encoding valine--pyruvate transaminase produces the protein MTYSNFGNKFTRHSGITQLMDDLDEGIRAGDEIIMLGGGNPAQIPEMNAIFEQHLQTGLNNKSLLAALCNYDAPQGNKNFISNLSIFFRSEFHWDIKEENIALTNGSQSAFFFLFNLFAGKGKNNKRVLFPLAPEYIGYEDSGIDEDLFIGNKPSIEYLSDRQFKYHVDFEHLTIDESVGLICVSRPTNPTGNVITNDEISKLSALAKQHQVPLLIDNAYGLPFPNLVFTEGASPFWDNNTILCLSLSKLGLPGTRCGIVIAKPETIKAVSNLSGIINLSPGGVGPALANEMLKDNSLLDASNHVIKPFYQQKSQQAISWLQAAIPSSKFRIHKSEGAMFLWLWFEGLTISDKQLYQQLKANGLLIVPGSYFFPGIDKDWRHTRECIRLNFAQNEEQVKRGIEILADVVNPLLAD, from the coding sequence ATGACATATTCAAATTTTGGCAACAAATTCACTCGCCATTCAGGCATTACTCAACTGATGGATGACCTTGATGAAGGGATCCGAGCCGGTGATGAAATAATAATGTTAGGCGGCGGTAATCCTGCGCAGATTCCCGAAATGAACGCAATCTTTGAACAGCACCTACAAACAGGTTTAAACAATAAGAGCTTACTGGCTGCACTATGTAACTATGACGCCCCACAAGGAAACAAGAACTTCATTTCCAACCTTTCGATTTTTTTTAGAAGCGAATTCCATTGGGATATAAAAGAGGAGAATATAGCACTCACTAATGGTAGCCAAAGTGCATTCTTTTTTCTTTTTAACTTATTTGCAGGTAAAGGCAAGAACAATAAGCGCGTACTATTCCCACTTGCTCCAGAATATATCGGCTATGAAGATAGCGGAATTGATGAAGACTTGTTTATTGGTAATAAGCCCAGCATTGAGTATTTGTCCGATAGGCAGTTTAAGTACCACGTTGATTTTGAGCACTTAACTATTGATGAAAGTGTTGGCCTCATCTGTGTGTCACGCCCCACCAACCCTACTGGCAATGTCATTACCAATGACGAAATCAGCAAACTTTCGGCACTTGCCAAGCAGCATCAAGTACCACTATTGATTGATAATGCCTACGGACTGCCCTTTCCAAACCTGGTATTTACCGAGGGAGCTAGCCCATTCTGGGACAACAATACAATTCTTTGCTTAAGTTTATCTAAGCTTGGTTTACCCGGAACACGTTGCGGCATTGTTATCGCCAAACCAGAAACTATCAAAGCAGTCTCGAATTTATCTGGGATTATTAATTTGTCACCGGGCGGCGTTGGCCCTGCGCTAGCTAACGAGATGCTTAAAGACAACAGCTTGCTAGATGCTAGTAACCACGTAATTAAACCTTTCTACCAGCAGAAATCACAGCAAGCGATTAGCTGGCTTCAAGCTGCTATACCTTCTAGTAAATTTCGCATACATAAATCTGAAGGTGCAATGTTCTTGTGGCTTTGGTTTGAAGGTTTAACTATCAGCGACAAACAACTTTACCAGCAGTTAAAAGCAAATGGCTTACTCATAGTGCCAGGCAGTTACTTCTTTCCTGGTATCGACAAGGACTGGCGACATACCCGAGAATGTATTCGTCTTAACTTTGCTCAAAATGAAGAACAGGTTAAACGCGGAATTGAGATATTAGCTGATGTGGTAAACCCACTACTGGCAGATTAA
- a CDS encoding carbohydrate ABC transporter permease, protein MTKFSPGRLFIYFILILFCAIYLMPLLVMLLTSFKTLPDIRGGNLLSLPEVWVFEAWFKAWGSACTGVTCEGVKGYFWNSFKMAIPAVFISTLIGALNGYVIAHWRFKGSNLFFALMLFGCFIPFQVILLPMAATLGKFGLANTTTGLVFVHVVYGLVFTTLFFRNFYVSVPGELVKAAKLDGAGFFTIFFKIMLPISKPIIMVCIIWQFTQIWNDFLFGVVYSGSDSQPITVALNNLVNTSTGVKEYNVDMAAAIIAALPTLLVYVVAGKYFVRGLTAGSVKG, encoded by the coding sequence ATGACTAAATTTTCTCCGGGACGTTTGTTCATCTACTTCATCTTAATATTGTTTTGTGCCATTTATTTAATGCCGCTACTGGTAATGTTATTAACCTCGTTTAAAACCCTACCGGATATTCGTGGCGGCAACCTGTTGTCGCTGCCAGAAGTATGGGTATTTGAAGCTTGGTTTAAAGCTTGGGGAAGCGCCTGTACAGGGGTAACTTGTGAAGGGGTGAAAGGCTACTTCTGGAACTCCTTTAAAATGGCCATTCCTGCAGTATTTATCTCTACCCTGATCGGCGCTTTAAACGGCTATGTCATTGCTCACTGGCGGTTTAAAGGTTCAAACTTGTTTTTTGCCTTAATGCTATTTGGCTGCTTTATTCCCTTCCAGGTAATTTTGCTCCCTATGGCAGCCACCTTAGGTAAATTTGGCTTAGCCAATACCACCACCGGTTTAGTATTTGTGCATGTGGTTTATGGCTTGGTATTTACTACCCTGTTCTTCCGTAACTTCTATGTATCGGTACCAGGAGAACTAGTAAAGGCAGCTAAGTTAGATGGCGCAGGCTTCTTCACCATTTTCTTCAAAATAATGCTGCCTATCTCCAAACCTATCATCATGGTTTGCATCATTTGGCAGTTTACCCAGATATGGAACGACTTCTTATTTGGCGTGGTGTATTCGGGCTCAGACTCGCAGCCTATTACCGTGGCGTTAAACAACTTAGTAAACACCAGTACTGGTGTTAAAGAATACAACGTAGACATGGCCGCCGCGATTATCGCCGCGTTACCAACCTTATTGGTTTATGTTGTTGCAGGAAAATATTTTGTGCGCGGCTTAACCGCTGGCTCAGTAAAAGGATAA
- the glyS gene encoding glycine--tRNA ligase subunit beta yields MSNENLLVEIGTEELPPKALRGLAESFKSNVQQSLEKAGFEFTSVEWYAAPRRLALSIQNLSEQTPDKVVEKRGPAISSAFDADGNATKAAEGWARSNGITVDQAERLKTDKGEWLLHKAEISGQSIYQLFPEIVADGLAKLPIPKPMRWGAKSTQFIRPVHTITMLYGEKLVQGNILGIESARTVRGHRFMGEAEFELNHANDYVKQLDRRGKVIVDYQQRKAIIREQIEAEAAREGGVVEMDEALLEEVCSLVEWPVAMVGSFEEKFLAVPAEALIYTMKDNQKYFPILDTKGNLLPRFIFVSNIVSKDPQQVIEGNEKVVRPRLADAEFFFETDKKSRLDSRLDKLANVVFQQKLGSLLDKANRVSELAAQIAAEIGGDSQHAQRAGLLSKADLNSEMVLEFPDIQGVMGMYYAKFDGEHEDVANALNQQYWPRFSGDKLPESKVASAVAIADKLDTLVGIFAIGQLPKGDKDPFALRRASLGIIRIIQDKGFELDLDTLINSALLLLPLELNQEQQAKVHSQLIEFVYARLRAMYLEQGIDASVITAVLERKPTKPADIEQRIKAVSHFRSLEQAQALAAANKRVSNILAKNPDFVKPQIDSSLLKEPQEKDLAEAISAMQSSLKPLLENSDYQAALIELATLREVVDNFFDNVMVMSDEDALKINRLSLLNSLRELFLEIADISVIQ; encoded by the coding sequence ATGAGTAACGAAAACCTATTAGTAGAAATCGGCACCGAAGAGTTGCCACCTAAAGCCTTACGCGGCTTGGCTGAGTCTTTTAAAAGCAACGTACAGCAAAGCTTAGAAAAAGCCGGTTTTGAATTTACCAGTGTTGAATGGTATGCCGCTCCGCGTCGCCTAGCACTAAGCATTCAAAACTTGAGTGAACAGACCCCAGATAAAGTTGTAGAAAAGCGCGGCCCTGCTATTAGCAGCGCTTTTGACGCCGACGGCAATGCCACCAAAGCCGCCGAAGGCTGGGCGCGTTCAAATGGTATTACGGTTGATCAAGCAGAGCGTTTAAAAACCGATAAAGGCGAATGGCTACTGCACAAAGCTGAAATCAGTGGCCAAAGCATTTATCAATTATTTCCAGAAATTGTAGCTGACGGCTTAGCCAAGCTACCAATTCCAAAACCGATGCGCTGGGGCGCTAAAAGCACTCAGTTCATTCGCCCGGTGCATACCATCACTATGCTATACGGTGAAAAATTAGTTCAAGGCAATATTCTGGGTATTGAATCAGCACGTACCGTGCGCGGCCACCGCTTTATGGGTGAAGCCGAGTTCGAACTAAACCATGCTAACGACTACGTTAAACAGTTAGATCGCCGCGGCAAAGTGATTGTTGATTACCAACAACGTAAAGCCATTATTCGCGAGCAAATTGAAGCGGAAGCAGCCCGAGAAGGCGGCGTAGTGGAAATGGATGAAGCATTACTTGAAGAAGTATGTTCTTTGGTTGAATGGCCAGTAGCCATGGTAGGTAGTTTCGAAGAGAAATTCTTAGCTGTTCCTGCTGAAGCACTAATTTATACCATGAAGGACAATCAGAAATACTTCCCAATTTTAGATACCAAGGGTAACTTACTACCACGTTTTATCTTTGTATCTAACATTGTTAGTAAAGACCCTCAGCAAGTTATCGAAGGTAACGAGAAAGTTGTTCGCCCTCGCCTTGCTGATGCCGAGTTCTTCTTTGAAACCGATAAAAAATCACGTTTAGACTCGCGCCTAGATAAACTTGCCAATGTTGTATTTCAGCAAAAACTAGGCAGCCTACTTGATAAAGCTAATCGTGTTTCAGAGCTAGCTGCACAAATTGCCGCAGAAATTGGCGGTGATAGTCAACACGCACAGCGCGCAGGTTTGCTATCAAAAGCTGACTTAAACAGTGAAATGGTACTTGAGTTTCCGGACATCCAAGGCGTTATGGGCATGTACTACGCCAAGTTTGACGGTGAACACGAAGACGTAGCCAATGCGCTTAACCAGCAATACTGGCCACGCTTTTCTGGTGACAAATTGCCAGAATCTAAAGTTGCTTCTGCGGTTGCCATTGCCGACAAGTTAGATACCTTGGTGGGTATTTTTGCTATCGGTCAGCTGCCTAAAGGTGATAAAGACCCATTTGCTCTGCGCCGTGCCAGTTTAGGCATTATTCGCATTATTCAAGACAAAGGCTTTGAATTAGATTTAGATACGCTAATTAACAGCGCCCTGTTGCTATTGCCGCTTGAGTTAAACCAAGAGCAACAAGCTAAAGTCCATAGCCAACTCATTGAGTTTGTCTACGCTCGCTTACGCGCGATGTACCTAGAGCAAGGGATTGACGCCAGCGTTATTACTGCAGTACTAGAGCGTAAACCGACTAAACCTGCAGACATTGAACAACGCATTAAAGCGGTAAGCCACTTCCGTTCTTTAGAACAAGCTCAAGCTTTAGCAGCAGCGAATAAACGTGTATCAAACATTCTGGCTAAAAATCCAGATTTCGTTAAACCACAAATTGATAGTAGCTTGCTAAAAGAGCCGCAAGAAAAAGACTTAGCAGAAGCTATTTCAGCTATGCAAAGCAGCTTAAAACCTTTGTTGGAAAACAGCGATTACCAAGCAGCATTGATAGAGCTAGCCACCCTACGTGAAGTAGTGGATAACTTCTTTGATAACGTGATGGTAATGAGCGATGAAGACGCGCTAAAAATTAACCGTTTAAGCCTATTAAACTCGCTACGAGAGCTGTTTTTAGAAATTGCTGACATCTCTGTGATTCAATAG
- the tusA gene encoding sulfurtransferase TusA, whose translation MSNNIEFNQADHQLDALGLRCPEPVMMVRKAIRSIDIGETLLVQADDPSTTRDMVSFCEFMDHTLVAKKTDQTPFQYLIKKGS comes from the coding sequence ATGAGCAATAACATAGAATTCAATCAAGCTGACCACCAATTAGATGCCTTAGGTTTACGTTGTCCTGAACCCGTTATGATGGTGCGTAAAGCCATCCGCAGTATTGATATTGGCGAAACCTTGTTAGTGCAAGCCGACGACCCATCAACTACTCGCGATATGGTAAGTTTTTGCGAATTTATGGATCACACCTTAGTGGCTAAAAAAACTGACCAAACCCCCTTCCAGTATTTGATCAAGAAAGGCAGTTAG
- the glyQ gene encoding glycine--tRNA ligase subunit alpha, which produces MHKYDIKTFQGLILALQDYWARQGCVIVQPLDMEVGAGTFHPQTFLRSIGPEPMSSAYVQPCRRPTDGRYGENPNRLQHYYQFQVVMKPSPDNIQELYLGSLVELGINPEVHDIRFVEDNWESPTLGAWGLGWEIWLNGMEITQFTYFQQVGGLECSPVTGEITYGLERLAMYIQGVDSIYDLVWTDGPMGKVTYGDVFHQNEVEQSTYNFEHADTTALFAQFDQCEKDSQKLIEAGLPLPAYEQVMKASHAFNLLDARHAISVTERQRFILRVRTLSKAVAETYYSAREELGFPLCKDKK; this is translated from the coding sequence ATGCATAAATACGATATTAAAACCTTTCAAGGCCTTATTTTGGCCTTACAGGACTACTGGGCCCGCCAAGGCTGCGTAATTGTTCAACCTTTAGACATGGAAGTAGGTGCAGGCACCTTTCATCCGCAAACCTTTTTGCGCTCTATCGGTCCAGAACCGATGTCTAGTGCTTATGTACAACCATGTCGTCGCCCAACCGATGGCCGCTATGGTGAAAACCCTAACCGCTTGCAACACTACTACCAATTTCAGGTAGTGATGAAGCCATCGCCAGACAACATTCAAGAGCTTTACCTAGGCTCTTTAGTTGAGCTTGGCATTAACCCAGAAGTTCACGACATACGTTTTGTTGAAGACAACTGGGAATCACCAACACTTGGTGCTTGGGGTCTAGGCTGGGAAATCTGGTTAAACGGTATGGAAATTACTCAGTTCACCTACTTCCAACAAGTTGGTGGCTTAGAATGTTCGCCAGTAACCGGTGAAATCACTTACGGTTTGGAACGCTTAGCCATGTACATTCAAGGCGTAGACAGTATCTATGACCTAGTGTGGACAGATGGCCCAATGGGCAAAGTGACCTATGGTGATGTATTCCATCAAAACGAAGTAGAGCAGTCTACTTACAACTTTGAACATGCCGACACCACAGCCTTATTCGCCCAATTTGATCAGTGTGAAAAAGATAGCCAAAAATTAATCGAAGCAGGCTTACCATTGCCAGCTTACGAACAGGTAATGAAAGCCTCACACGCCTTCAACCTACTTGATGCTCGCCATGCTATATCGGTAACCGAACGTCAGCGTTTCATCCTACGAGTTAGAACCCTTTCTAAAGCTGTAGCCGAAACGTATTACAGTGCTCGTGAAGAGCTTGGTTTCCCATTATGCAAAGACAAAAAATAA
- a CDS encoding ABC transporter ATP-binding protein — MATLDIKQLYKRYGKNGPNTLEDINISIESGEFLILVGPSGCGKSTLMNMIAGLEEITAGDICIDGKVVNDVDPKDRDIAMVFQSYALYPNMTVRGNIEFALKIQKMDKPERDKEITRVAQLLQIEHLLDRKPSQLSGGQQQRVSMGRALARQPKIYLFDEPLSNLDAKLRVEMRHEIKKLHQRLGTTIVYVTHDQIEAMTLADRIAVMKDGQLLQLGSPAEIYNDPADMFVAGFMGSPAMNFLHCSVEQSEQGLVGTLVCDQQQSHTIPLPEHLAKYAGKSVVVGIRPEQITHVNPYKQDKPLVTTLNLKLGVLEPTGPDTIALVTLNDKEISCRLDPDKPAVMGENLDLMFDMSSAVFFDPNNEQRIR; from the coding sequence ATGGCGACCTTAGATATAAAACAACTTTATAAGCGCTATGGTAAAAACGGTCCCAATACCCTAGAAGATATTAATATCTCCATTGAGTCGGGTGAGTTTTTGATCCTAGTTGGTCCTTCTGGCTGTGGTAAATCTACTTTAATGAACATGATTGCCGGCTTAGAAGAAATTACCGCCGGAGACATTTGCATAGATGGCAAAGTAGTAAACGACGTAGACCCTAAAGACCGCGATATTGCGATGGTGTTCCAGTCTTACGCGCTTTACCCCAATATGACCGTACGTGGCAATATTGAGTTTGCCTTAAAAATTCAAAAAATGGATAAACCAGAACGCGATAAAGAAATCACTCGTGTCGCCCAATTACTGCAAATTGAGCACCTGCTAGATAGAAAGCCTTCGCAGCTCTCGGGTGGCCAGCAACAACGGGTATCAATGGGCCGCGCCTTAGCGCGTCAACCCAAGATCTACTTGTTTGATGAACCTTTAAGTAATCTAGATGCCAAGCTACGAGTTGAAATGCGTCATGAGATTAAAAAGCTACACCAGCGCTTGGGCACTACCATCGTTTATGTAACCCACGATCAAATTGAAGCCATGACACTCGCAGATCGCATCGCCGTGATGAAAGATGGCCAGCTACTACAGTTGGGCTCACCAGCTGAGATTTATAACGACCCAGCAGACATGTTTGTTGCTGGCTTTATGGGCTCACCAGCGATGAACTTCTTACATTGCAGTGTGGAGCAAAGTGAGCAAGGTTTAGTAGGCACTTTAGTGTGTGACCAACAACAATCACACACTATTCCACTGCCAGAACACTTAGCAAAATACGCCGGTAAATCGGTCGTGGTAGGTATTCGCCCAGAGCAGATTACCCATGTGAATCCTTACAAACAAGACAAGCCATTAGTCACAACCTTAAACCTAAAACTGGGTGTTTTAGAACCTACTGGCCCCGATACCATTGCGCTGGTGACACTAAACGACAAAGAAATTAGCTGTCGTTTAGACCCTGATAAACCTGCGGTGATGGGCGAAAACCTAGACTTGATGTTTGATATGTCGAGCGCCGTGTTTTTTGACCCTAATAACGAACAGCGGATACGTTAA